In a single window of the Leptolyngbyaceae cyanobacterium genome:
- a CDS encoding serine/threonine-protein kinase, producing the protein MTDPNTGRLLDNRYQLVELIGTGAMGRVYRAKDVLLGGVPVAIKFLSLSIHNQKLRLQERFEREAKTCALLGQRSLHIVRVMDYGVDENKTPFYVMEYLQGESLSEIVRGKNLGLPKFLNLARQICLGLECAHEGIPVDGEICPIVHRDIKPSNILVVQDPSLGQLVKILDFGIAKLRQADSDQTNYYLGTLAYSSPEQMEGKELDNRSDIYSLGVLMFEMLTGKMPLQAETHSFGGWYKVHHFQQPRSFESVNPTLKVPKALENLIVSCLAKEPSDRPQTVSEIIKSLAPLEERFSTGRQLGQRIETTLTALPVITEAKPLPAVVESKPPIPTPQKEVKPQPQQPGSLQEVEKLVRQQHWPQNKPIAEIVFANTLATSQETLATLWVMLKKEDIQKRQVCKRYNQFLFLMSPHPMLLWITALYTHEAGPRWLRCYLDVKTSQGEEMIRILAEKGRYWVLLFALEEPKHCMHAMSVRIAPSQCQLLKQWISTSQSLIPVGSPKMSKELLHNQFEKIKPQILVKLESNSSLGQ; encoded by the coding sequence ATGACAGATCCGAACACTGGTCGCTTACTTGACAATCGCTATCAACTGGTAGAGTTGATAGGAACGGGGGCTATGGGTCGGGTTTATCGCGCTAAAGATGTTTTACTCGGAGGCGTACCCGTTGCCATCAAGTTTCTTTCTCTATCAATTCACAATCAGAAACTGCGATTGCAGGAACGCTTTGAGCGAGAAGCCAAAACCTGCGCTTTGTTAGGTCAAAGAAGCCTCCATATCGTCCGCGTAATGGATTATGGCGTAGACGAAAATAAAACTCCGTTTTACGTCATGGAATACCTTCAAGGAGAAAGCCTCAGCGAAATAGTTCGCGGCAAGAATCTGGGTTTACCGAAATTTCTCAACTTAGCACGACAAATCTGTTTGGGATTGGAGTGCGCTCACGAAGGCATTCCCGTGGATGGAGAAATTTGCCCGATCGTCCACCGGGACATTAAACCAAGTAACATTTTGGTGGTGCAAGACCCCAGTCTTGGCCAGCTAGTAAAAATCCTTGACTTTGGCATTGCCAAACTACGTCAAGCAGACAGCGATCAAACTAATTACTATTTAGGAACCTTAGCTTATTCATCTCCAGAACAGATGGAAGGTAAGGAATTAGACAACCGTTCCGACATTTACAGTCTGGGCGTGTTGATGTTTGAAATGCTGACTGGAAAAATGCCCCTCCAGGCAGAAACCCATTCCTTTGGTGGTTGGTACAAAGTTCATCATTTCCAGCAACCTCGCTCTTTCGAGTCAGTTAATCCGACTTTGAAAGTGCCAAAAGCGCTGGAAAATCTGATCGTGAGTTGTTTGGCAAAAGAGCCGAGCGATCGGCCCCAAACAGTCAGTGAAATCATCAAATCCCTGGCACCATTGGAGGAACGTTTTAGCACTGGTAGGCAACTAGGTCAACGCATAGAAACCACCCTGACCGCATTACCAGTTATTACGGAAGCTAAGCCGCTACCCGCCGTTGTAGAGTCAAAACCTCCCATTCCTACTCCCCAAAAAGAGGTAAAACCTCAACCTCAACAACCAGGGTCTTTACAAGAAGTTGAGAAATTAGTTCGACAGCAACATTGGCCTCAAAACAAACCAATTGCGGAAATTGTTTTTGCTAATACTTTAGCTACTAGTCAGGAGACTTTAGCAACTTTATGGGTGATGTTAAAAAAAGAAGATATTCAGAAGCGTCAGGTTTGCAAGCGCTACAATCAATTCTTATTTTTAATGTCTCCCCATCCGATGCTGTTGTGGATTACAGCTTTGTATACTCACGAAGCAGGGCCAAGATGGTTGCGCTGTTACTTGGACGTAAAAACGTCTCAAGGGGAAGAAATGATCAGAATACTGGCAGAAAAAGGGCGCTATTGGGTATTGTTATTTGCTCTAGAAGAACCCAAGCACTGTATGCACGCTATGAGCGTGAGAATCGCTCCTTCTCAATGCCAATTATTAAAACAATGGATCAGCACCAGCCAATCGTTGATCCCAGTAGGATCGCCAAAAATGAGTAAGGAATTACTCCACAATCAATTTGAGAAAATCAAACCTCAAATTTTGGTTAAGCTGGAATCTAATTCTTCTCTGGGGCAGTAA
- a CDS encoding NblA/ycf18 family protein, which yields MNSPIELSLEQQFSIRSFETQVEKMNLEQAQDFLIQLYKQMMMREATYKHLLKHQWGLEPSPHFE from the coding sequence ATGAATTCACCGATCGAACTTTCTCTCGAACAGCAATTCAGCATCCGCTCTTTCGAGACACAAGTAGAAAAAATGAATTTAGAACAAGCACAGGATTTCTTAATTCAGCTATACAAGCAAATGATGATGCGGGAAGCTACTTACAAGCATTTGCTCAAGCATCAGTGGGGTTTAGAACCCAGTCCCCACTTTGAATAA
- a CDS encoding HAMP domain-containing sensor histidine kinase has product MISQIAKLKSAFIGNNQRPNIYGTIAIAIFIVIGLEYATPSEYVFGYLYTGPILLVNSRLGRQATLQITLLAAALTILNLFFPSIETFSPATMANRLIAVLALLVTGWLSDRNRQSEEAIAQQQSKLRAQEQLASIREDFVSTLTHDLRTPLLGAIETIKSLQVGQFGAVTPSQQKVLEMMIRSHQSSLQLVQTLLDVYRNDAEGLKLQLAPINLVSLAEEVIATLTDLATTRRVYVSLNYGESNFRRFLWVKGDRLQLQRVFTNLIINGINHSPRGGKVEVILECDSNDRVVKIIDSGQGIAHNEFSHLFERFYQGHGDRQAKGSGLGLYLSRQIIEAHNGTIWAENRLPLGALFGFRLPAYQMEKKLN; this is encoded by the coding sequence ATGATTAGCCAAATTGCTAAGCTAAAGTCTGCTTTTATTGGTAATAATCAACGCCCTAATATTTATGGAACGATCGCGATCGCAATATTTATCGTAATCGGTCTGGAGTATGCAACGCCCTCAGAGTACGTATTTGGTTACTTGTATACCGGCCCGATTTTACTGGTCAATTCTCGATTAGGTCGCCAAGCAACGTTACAAATTACACTATTAGCTGCGGCACTAACTATTTTGAATTTATTTTTCCCAAGTATAGAAACTTTTAGTCCGGCGACAATGGCGAATCGGCTGATTGCAGTGCTGGCGCTTTTGGTAACTGGTTGGTTAAGCGATCGCAATCGACAATCCGAAGAAGCGATCGCCCAACAACAATCTAAATTACGCGCTCAAGAACAGCTAGCCAGTATCCGAGAAGACTTTGTATCAACTCTTACCCATGACCTGAGGACGCCATTATTGGGGGCAATTGAAACCATCAAATCTTTACAGGTAGGACAATTTGGCGCTGTCACGCCTTCCCAACAAAAAGTACTAGAAATGATGATTCGCAGCCATCAATCTAGCCTACAATTAGTACAAACTTTATTAGATGTGTATCGCAATGACGCAGAAGGATTAAAACTTCAACTAGCGCCAATTAATTTAGTATCTTTAGCAGAAGAAGTAATTGCCACTTTAACAGATTTAGCGACTACCCGCCGAGTATATGTTTCTCTTAATTATGGAGAATCCAACTTTCGCCGATTTTTGTGGGTAAAGGGAGATCGCTTACAATTACAACGGGTTTTTACTAACTTAATTATTAACGGCATTAATCATTCCCCTCGCGGTGGAAAAGTGGAAGTAATACTGGAGTGCGATAGTAACGATCGCGTTGTCAAAATCATCGATAGCGGACAAGGAATCGCCCATAATGAATTTTCCCACTTGTTTGAAAGATTTTACCAAGGTCACGGCGATCGACAAGCTAAAGGATCGGGATTGGGTTTATACTTAAGTCGTCAAATTATTGAAGCCCATAACGGTACAATTTGGGCAGAAAACCGTTTACCGCTTGGTGCTTTATTTGGTTTTCGCCTACCTGCTTATCAGATGGAAAAAAAATTAAATTAG
- the kdpF gene encoding K(+)-transporting ATPase subunit F — translation MKNAKVFGKTISNMMTEIRRYLPNHDVDYLDYQWKKKPLPLVLFLLMCLNLVIAPTVYAATDGNINRINVYALGILGLVTLGLAIYLFVVIFQPERF, via the coding sequence ATGAAAAATGCCAAAGTTTTCGGTAAAACAATATCAAATATGATGACCGAAATCCGTCGTTATTTACCAAATCATGATGTTGATTATTTAGATTATCAATGGAAGAAAAAACCACTGCCTTTGGTGCTATTTTTGTTGATGTGTCTGAATTTAGTCATCGCACCCACAGTTTATGCTGCTACCGATGGAAATATTAACCGCATCAATGTTTATGCGCTAGGTATTCTGGGACTGGTTACTCTAGGGTTAGCAATTTATTTATTTGTGGTGATTTTTCAGCCAGAACGATTTTAG
- the kdpB gene encoding potassium-transporting ATPase subunit KdpB, which produces MTRISRERGKPRQQRKHTPKVNTKGLYQRALRDSFLKLNPKQTIKNPVMFLVWVGTIITFLLTIDPAIFGPVPGTNQRLYNGLITIILFFTVLFANFAEAVAEGRGKAQADALRSTKSETTAKKLLPDASIQQISSTSLHQGDVIKVIAGDIIPVDGEVIAGVASVDESAITGESAPVLKEPGSDVASSVTGGTRIISDELTLRVTADPGKGFLDRMISLVEGAERSKTPNEIALTVLLAVLTQVFLIVVATLPPFGNYAGTSISIATLIALLVALIPTTIGGLLSAIGIAGMDRVAQFNVIATSGRAVEACGDVNTLVLDKTGTITLGNRLAEEFIPVNNHSMQEMAKVALAASVFDETPEGKSIVRLAEQLGTRVDFDRNLAEGIEFSAKTRMSGTDLPDGTEVRKGAVDAVKGFVRSRGGQVGVDLNEAYERVSRLGGTPLAVCQGGELYGVIYLKDIIKPGIRDRFEQLRRMGVRTVMLTGDNRITASVIAEEAGVDDFIAEATPEDKIAVIQREQGEGKLVAMTGDGTNDAPALAQANVGLAMNSGTQAAKEAANMVDLDSDPTKLIDLVTIGKQLLITRGALTTFSIANDIAKYFAIIPAIFAGIGIGSLNIMGLASTQSAVLSALIYNALIIPALIPLALTGVKFRPLTANQLLQRNILIYGLGGVVAPFVAIKAIDLLIKVVGLA; this is translated from the coding sequence ATGACCAGAATTTCTCGCGAACGCGGTAAACCCAGACAACAGCGCAAACATACCCCAAAAGTCAATACAAAAGGACTTTATCAAAGAGCTTTGCGCGATTCTTTTCTCAAACTAAATCCGAAACAAACAATCAAAAATCCAGTCATGTTTCTGGTTTGGGTTGGCACTATCATTACCTTTTTACTAACTATCGATCCTGCCATATTCGGCCCTGTTCCCGGTACTAATCAACGGTTATACAATGGCTTAATTACGATAATTTTGTTCTTTACAGTCTTATTTGCTAATTTTGCAGAAGCGGTAGCGGAAGGAAGAGGTAAAGCACAAGCAGATGCTTTACGTTCCACGAAATCGGAAACAACTGCCAAAAAACTTTTGCCTGACGCTTCAATCCAACAAATCAGTTCTACTTCTTTGCATCAAGGGGATGTAATTAAAGTAATTGCTGGCGATATTATTCCCGTTGATGGCGAAGTAATTGCTGGTGTTGCTTCGGTAGATGAATCGGCAATTACTGGCGAATCAGCACCAGTATTGAAAGAACCGGGTTCTGATGTTGCTAGTTCCGTTACTGGCGGTACGCGAATTATTTCCGATGAACTTACTTTGCGAGTAACTGCCGATCCAGGTAAGGGATTTTTAGATAGAATGATTTCTTTAGTAGAAGGTGCAGAACGCAGCAAAACCCCGAATGAAATTGCATTAACAGTATTACTGGCAGTTTTAACTCAGGTATTTTTAATTGTAGTTGCTACTCTACCACCTTTTGGTAATTACGCTGGAACTTCGATTAGTATCGCCACATTAATTGCTCTGTTAGTAGCTTTAATTCCTACAACAATCGGCGGCTTACTCAGTGCAATTGGTATTGCTGGTATGGATAGAGTCGCTCAATTTAATGTCATCGCCACTTCTGGACGAGCGGTAGAAGCTTGCGGCGATGTCAACACTTTAGTATTAGATAAAACGGGAACGATTACGTTAGGAAATCGGTTGGCGGAAGAATTTATTCCGGTGAATAATCACTCGATGCAAGAGATGGCAAAAGTAGCGCTTGCCGCGAGTGTTTTTGACGAAACACCGGAAGGAAAATCGATCGTGAGATTGGCGGAACAATTAGGCACGAGAGTAGATTTTGACCGTAATTTAGCAGAAGGAATCGAGTTTTCAGCGAAAACTCGGATGAGTGGCACGGATTTGCCTGATGGTACTGAAGTGCGTAAGGGAGCCGTAGATGCGGTAAAAGGTTTTGTTCGTTCTCGTGGCGGACAAGTTGGTGTTGATTTAAATGAAGCTTACGAACGAGTTTCTCGTTTAGGAGGTACGCCTTTAGCGGTTTGTCAAGGAGGAGAACTTTACGGAGTAATTTATCTTAAGGATATTATCAAACCGGGAATTCGCGATCGCTTTGAGCAATTGCGACGTATGGGCGTTCGGACTGTCATGTTAACGGGAGATAACCGAATTACTGCTTCTGTAATTGCTGAAGAAGCAGGAGTTGATGACTTCATTGCCGAAGCAACTCCCGAAGATAAAATTGCTGTCATTCAAAGGGAACAAGGCGAAGGCAAATTAGTAGCAATGACTGGCGATGGTACGAACGATGCGCCAGCTTTGGCACAAGCAAATGTCGGTTTAGCAATGAATTCCGGTACTCAAGCTGCCAAGGAAGCTGCTAACATGGTAGATTTAGATTCCGACCCTACAAAGTTAATTGATTTGGTGACAATTGGTAAGCAATTACTAATTACTAGGGGAGCATTGACTACTTTTTCAATTGCTAATGATATCGCGAAGTATTTTGCAATTATTCCGGCAATTTTTGCCGGAATTGGGATTGGTAGCTTAAACATTATGGGTTTAGCCAGTACTCAATCTGCCGTGTTATCTGCCCTGATTTACAATGCTTTAATTATCCCGGCTTTAATTCCGCTGGCACTAACTGGGGTAAAGTTTAGACCGCTAACTGCTAATCAGTTATTGCAAAGAAATATTTTAATTTACGGTTTAGGTGGAGTGGTTGCACCGTTTGTGGCTATTAAAGCGATCGATCTTTTAATCAAAGTGGTTGGATTGGCTTAA
- a CDS encoding sensor histidine kinase KdpD, protein MIHSSEINSQPISGYSKPRRGKHKIFIGMAPGVGKTYRMLEEGHQLKEEGIDVTIGLLETHGREETAEKAIGLEVIPAKKIIHQGVTLKEMDVDAVLSRQPQLVLVDELAHTNVPGSDREKRYQDVEIILVAGIDVYSTVNIQHLESLNDIVAKITGVVVRERIPDRILDEADEVVVIDVTPETLQERLQEGKIYAPQKIEQSLQNFFKRRNLVALRELALREVADNIEEDARTTMPPTDRYCSVHDRVLVCLSTYPNSVHLLRRGARIANQLHARLYALFVEHPDRFLTKEESLYLETCQHLCRDFGGEFLRVKANDVAIAIAQTSQQYHITQVVLGQSQKSRWELFWQGSLVQKLVRYLKDVDLHVIATEKSPAQSK, encoded by the coding sequence ATGATTCATTCAAGTGAAATAAATTCTCAACCAATATCCGGTTATTCTAAACCGCGTCGAGGCAAGCACAAAATTTTTATTGGCATGGCTCCCGGCGTCGGTAAAACTTATCGAATGTTGGAAGAAGGCCATCAACTTAAGGAAGAAGGCATTGATGTTACTATTGGCCTATTAGAAACTCACGGTCGCGAAGAAACAGCAGAAAAAGCGATCGGCCTAGAGGTGATTCCCGCCAAAAAAATCATTCATCAAGGCGTGACTCTGAAAGAAATGGACGTTGATGCAGTACTTTCTCGCCAACCGCAATTAGTTTTAGTGGATGAACTCGCTCATACAAATGTACCTGGTTCCGATCGAGAAAAGCGCTATCAAGATGTGGAAATAATTTTAGTTGCGGGGATTGATGTTTATTCCACCGTTAATATTCAACACTTAGAAAGTTTAAATGACATAGTGGCAAAAATTACTGGCGTAGTAGTGCGAGAACGCATACCAGACCGCATTTTGGATGAAGCAGACGAAGTAGTAGTAATAGATGTCACGCCAGAAACTCTTCAAGAAAGATTACAGGAGGGAAAGATTTACGCGCCTCAAAAAATCGAACAATCTCTCCAGAACTTTTTTAAACGGCGTAACTTAGTGGCTTTGCGGGAGTTGGCATTACGGGAAGTGGCTGACAATATTGAAGAGGATGCCCGTACCACTATGCCGCCAACCGATCGCTATTGCAGCGTTCACGATCGCGTTTTAGTTTGTTTGTCCACTTATCCCAACTCAGTACATCTCCTACGACGAGGCGCACGCATTGCCAACCAGTTACACGCTCGCCTTTACGCTTTATTCGTAGAACATCCCGATCGCTTTTTAACCAAAGAAGAGAGCCTATATCTTGAAACTTGTCAACATCTTTGCCGAGATTTCGGAGGAGAATTTTTACGAGTCAAGGCTAACGATGTCGCTATTGCGATCGCTCAAACATCCCAGCAGTATCATATTACCCAAGTAGTTCTCGGCCAAAGCCAGAAATCTCGTTGGGAACTCTTCTGGCAAGGCTCCCTCGTCCAAAAATTAGTTAGATATCTAAAAGATGTCGATTTGCACGTTATTGCTACTGAAAAATCACCCGCCCAATCGAAATAA
- a CDS encoding anhydro-N-acetylmuramic acid kinase, translated as MRVIGLISGTSVDGIDAAMVDITGTDLDIKVELVAGATYPYPDALRKQILAVCGGSALSMAELAELDDRIAQVFAEVALAIQANHAPAQLIGSHGQTVFHRPPNKQGSRGAGEQGGVGSSTIGYSLQLGRGALISQLTGINTVNNFRAADIAAGGEGAPLVSRIDASLLSHPTQNRCVQNIGGIGNVTYLPARQGDWLENVRGWDTGPGNALLDLAVQHLTGGSQTYDKDGAWAASGTPCLPLVEQWLQHEFFQQSPPKSTGRELFGVEFLHRCLTDAEPYQLSSADLLATLTELTVASIVHSYQNFLPNLPDLVLLCGGGSRNIYLKQRLQTYFSQVGHELSSSVEYGEKLLSLIINTQYPIPDRQSPIPVLTTDEVGLNADYKEAIAFAVLAYWRYLGYPGNLKQVTGAQNTIPLGDIHLMTQGLHTSIESCDRAVGNQGKE; from the coding sequence ATGCGCGTAATCGGTTTAATCAGCGGCACCTCAGTAGATGGTATCGATGCCGCAATGGTAGATATTACGGGTACGGACCTAGATATAAAAGTTGAATTAGTGGCTGGAGCTACCTATCCTTACCCGGATGCTTTAAGAAAGCAAATTTTAGCCGTCTGTGGTGGTTCGGCTCTTTCAATGGCAGAATTAGCAGAATTAGACGATCGCATCGCCCAAGTTTTTGCCGAAGTTGCTTTAGCCATCCAAGCTAATCATGCCCCAGCCCAATTAATTGGCTCCCACGGACAAACCGTTTTCCATCGTCCACCTAACAAGCAGGGAAGCAGGGGAGCAGGGGAGCAGGGGGGCGTCGGTTCATCCACCATTGGATACAGTTTGCAATTAGGGCGGGGTGCTTTAATTAGCCAACTAACGGGAATTAATACAGTTAATAACTTTCGGGCTGCTGATATTGCAGCTGGTGGTGAAGGTGCGCCTTTGGTATCCCGCATCGACGCTTCCCTACTCAGTCATCCCACACAAAATCGCTGCGTTCAAAATATTGGTGGGATTGGTAACGTAACTTATTTACCTGCTCGTCAGGGTGACTGGCTGGAAAACGTGCGGGGTTGGGATACTGGCCCTGGAAATGCCTTGTTGGATCTAGCCGTACAGCATTTAACGGGTGGTAGTCAAACTTACGATAAAGACGGCGCTTGGGCGGCTAGCGGTACTCCTTGTCTACCGTTAGTAGAGCAGTGGCTCCAGCATGAATTTTTTCAACAGTCGCCTCCCAAGTCTACCGGTCGAGAACTATTTGGAGTGGAATTTTTACACCGTTGTTTGACAGACGCCGAACCATATCAATTGAGTAGTGCTGATTTGTTAGCAACTCTGACTGAACTTACCGTTGCTTCTATCGTTCACAGTTACCAGAATTTCTTACCCAATCTACCCGATCTGGTGTTATTGTGTGGTGGAGGTAGTCGCAATATATACTTGAAACAAAGGCTGCAAACTTATTTCTCTCAAGTAGGGCATGAGTTATCATCCAGTGTCGAGTATGGGGAAAAACTGCTATCTCTAATTATTAATACCCAATACCCAATCCCCGATCGTCAATCCCCCATCCCGGTCTTGACGACTGATGAAGTTGGATTGAATGCCGATTACAAAGAGGCGATCGCTTTCGCAGTTTTAGCTTATTGGCGATATTTGGGATATCCCGGTAACCTCAAACAGGTAACTGGTGCCCAAAATACGATACCTTTAGGAGATATCCACCTGATGACTCAAGGGCTACATACTAGCATAGAGTCTTGCGATCGGGCAGTGGGCAATCAAGGCAAGGAATAG
- the kdpA gene encoding potassium-transporting ATPase subunit KdpA has protein sequence MWQGFLQIAITLAILVGITPIFGRYIAKVFLEERTFLDPITIPVEKVIYALGGVRLKKDMTGWQYTSAVLLSNLVMAALVYSILIFQGVLPLNPTNLTAPSWDLALHTTISFITNTDQQHYSGETTLSYFSQVAALGFLMFASAATGLAVGIAFIRGLTGRNLGNFYVDLTLSITRILLPISIIGAIALLIAGVPETLEGPAILTTLDGNTTQVLSRGPVAHYEIIKQLGENGGGFFGINSAHPYENPNAFSNLIETIAMVSIPAALIYTYGIFANNKKQAWLLFWMVFVIFVILIGITAIGEYQGNPLVNSILGKQEPNLEGKEVRFGWAQTALWAITTTATMCGAVNGMHDSLMPNGGFSTLFNMFLQIIWGGQGTGTAYLFVYLILTVFLTGLMVGRTPEFLNRKIEKREIILASVVLLVHPIFVLLPSAISLAFPDALAFQIRPPGGVSAANFHNISRVVYEYTSATANNGSGFEGLGDSTLWWNLSTSISLLGGRYIPIIALLLLADSMANKQPVPEGAGTLRTDSILFTSVTAGVILILGALTFFPVLALGPIAEAFQIAKTSL, from the coding sequence ATGTGGCAAGGCTTCCTTCAAATTGCAATTACCCTAGCTATATTGGTGGGAATTACACCAATATTCGGACGTTATATAGCAAAAGTCTTTTTGGAAGAACGTACATTTCTCGACCCCATAACGATCCCAGTAGAAAAAGTTATTTACGCTCTGGGTGGCGTGCGATTAAAAAAAGATATGACTGGTTGGCAATACACTAGCGCAGTGCTATTAAGCAACCTCGTCATGGCAGCGTTAGTTTATTCAATCTTGATTTTTCAAGGAGTTTTACCTCTCAATCCCACCAACTTAACCGCGCCTAGTTGGGATTTAGCGCTACACACTACCATCTCATTCATTACTAATACCGACCAGCAACATTATTCCGGCGAAACAACCTTAAGTTATTTCAGTCAAGTAGCAGCTTTAGGATTTTTAATGTTCGCGTCAGCCGCTACTGGATTAGCAGTAGGAATTGCTTTTATTCGCGGTTTAACTGGTAGAAATTTGGGTAATTTTTACGTTGATTTAACTTTATCAATTACCCGCATTTTACTACCCATATCTATTATTGGTGCGATCGCGTTACTTATTGCAGGAGTTCCCGAAACATTAGAAGGCCCAGCAATCTTGACAACCCTAGATGGTAACACTACGCAAGTGTTAAGTAGAGGGCCAGTAGCTCATTATGAAATTATCAAACAACTAGGGGAAAATGGCGGGGGTTTCTTCGGCATTAATTCCGCCCATCCCTATGAAAATCCCAATGCTTTCTCCAATTTAATCGAAACTATTGCAATGGTTTCAATTCCGGCTGCACTGATTTACACTTACGGCATATTCGCCAATAACAAAAAGCAAGCTTGGCTACTTTTTTGGATGGTATTTGTTATCTTTGTAATTCTCATTGGCATAACTGCGATCGGTGAATATCAAGGTAATCCTTTAGTTAATTCTATTTTGGGTAAACAGGAACCAAACTTAGAAGGAAAAGAAGTGAGATTTGGTTGGGCACAGACAGCATTGTGGGCAATTACTACTACTGCTACCATGTGTGGCGCAGTCAATGGAATGCACGATTCTTTAATGCCAAACGGCGGATTTTCCACTCTATTTAATATGTTTTTGCAAATTATCTGGGGTGGTCAAGGAACGGGTACTGCTTATTTATTCGTTTACCTAATATTAACCGTGTTTTTAACTGGTTTAATGGTGGGTAGAACACCCGAATTTCTCAATCGTAAAATCGAGAAGCGAGAAATCATTTTAGCTAGCGTAGTGTTACTAGTTCACCCAATTTTTGTATTACTTCCCAGTGCTATTTCCCTAGCTTTTCCCGATGCTTTAGCCTTTCAAATTCGACCACCTGGAGGAGTTAGCGCTGCTAATTTTCACAACATTTCGCGAGTAGTTTACGAATATACTTCTGCTACTGCTAACAACGGTTCTGGTTTTGAAGGATTGGGAGATAGCACCCTTTGGTGGAACTTAAGTACCAGTATTAGCCTGTTAGGAGGACGCTATATTCCGATTATTGCTTTATTGCTTTTAGCTGACAGTATGGCTAACAAACAACCAGTCCCGGAAGGCGCGGGTACTTTGCGAACTGACTCGATTTTATTTACTAGCGTAACGGCAGGCGTCATCCTGATTTTAGGTGCGTTAACTTTCTTTCCAGTTCTGGCACTTGGGCCGATCGCAGAAGCTTTTCAAATTGCTAAAACCAGTTTGTAG
- the kdpC gene encoding K(+)-transporting ATPase subunit C encodes MRELIVGVRVTIVFWLLTAIIYPLFILAIGQLAFPFQANGSLIKNAAGNPIGSAIIGQTFSAPQYFWSRPSTVNYSEGKDALPTGISGASNLAPSNPDLIDRVRVTTNTLRSEDIQPTGDLVYASGSGLDPHISVNSAIGQIARVAKARNLSTNQVEILVNKYTDDRFLGIFGEPGVNVLKLNLALDSLSSSQR; translated from the coding sequence ATGCGAGAATTAATTGTTGGTGTTCGGGTTACGATCGTTTTTTGGCTGTTGACAGCAATAATTTATCCGCTGTTTATCCTGGCGATTGGGCAATTAGCATTTCCATTTCAAGCCAATGGCAGTTTGATTAAAAATGCGGCTGGAAATCCGATCGGTTCTGCTATAATCGGTCAAACTTTTTCGGCTCCTCAATATTTTTGGAGTCGTCCCAGTACAGTCAATTATAGTGAAGGAAAAGACGCTCTACCCACAGGTATTTCTGGTGCTAGTAATTTGGCTCCTAGCAATCCAGATTTAATCGATCGAGTACGAGTAACGACAAATACATTGCGGTCTGAGGATATTCAACCTACTGGTGATTTAGTTTATGCTTCTGGCTCTGGATTAGACCCCCACATTAGCGTAAATTCAGCGATCGGACAAATTGCCAGAGTAGCAAAAGCGCGAAATCTTTCTACTAATCAAGTGGAGATTTTGGTGAATAAATATACAGATGACAGATTTTTGGGAATCTTTGGCGAACCAGGAGTAAATGTTCTTAAATTAAACTTAGCCTTAGATAGTTTGTCATCTTCTCAACGGTAG